In Pseudovibrio brasiliensis, the following are encoded in one genomic region:
- a CDS encoding homoserine kinase gives MAVYTDVSDEELGAFIDRFNIGTLLSYKGIAEGVENSNYLVHTETGYYILTLYEKRVNPDDLPFFLGLMQHLAGKGLNCPTPLIDRDGQMLGELAGRPAAMVTFLDGMWVRKPQLVHCSELGKGMARMHLAGADFEIKRPNSLSVDGWAPLLDASRDRAHEVKAGLAEELTAELDELQALWPKDLPSGVIHADLFPDNVFYLGKELSGLIDFYFACNDAFAYDVAICINAWCFEPDGMFNVTKARALLEGYRSVRPFSELEFDNLPLLCRGAALRFLLTRLYDWLSVPEGALVVPKDPLEYLRKLRFHRGVSNASAYGLDK, from the coding sequence ATGGCTGTATATACCGATGTTTCCGATGAAGAGCTGGGCGCCTTCATCGACCGTTTCAACATTGGCACACTGCTCTCCTACAAGGGCATTGCCGAAGGCGTTGAGAACTCCAACTATCTGGTTCATACGGAGACGGGCTATTACATCCTGACCCTCTACGAAAAACGCGTTAATCCTGATGATTTGCCGTTTTTTCTGGGCCTGATGCAGCATCTCGCCGGAAAAGGCCTCAACTGCCCTACTCCGCTGATTGATCGCGATGGGCAGATGCTGGGTGAGCTTGCAGGACGTCCTGCCGCCATGGTCACATTCCTTGATGGTATGTGGGTACGCAAACCACAGCTGGTGCATTGCTCTGAGCTGGGCAAAGGCATGGCGCGGATGCATCTGGCTGGCGCTGACTTTGAGATTAAGCGTCCGAACTCCCTGAGCGTTGATGGCTGGGCACCTTTGCTGGATGCCAGCCGCGACCGCGCGCATGAGGTGAAGGCGGGCCTTGCTGAAGAGCTGACAGCTGAGCTGGATGAGTTGCAGGCACTGTGGCCGAAGGATCTGCCGAGCGGTGTGATTCACGCGGATCTGTTCCCGGATAACGTGTTCTATCTGGGCAAGGAACTTTCCGGCCTGATCGACTTCTACTTTGCCTGTAATGATGCCTTTGCTTATGACGTGGCGATCTGCATCAATGCATGGTGCTTTGAGCCGGATGGCATGTTCAACGTGACAAAAGCACGGGCTCTGCTGGAAGGCTATCGCAGTGTGCGCCCGTTCAGCGAGCTGGAGTTCGACAATCTACCGTTGCTGTGCCGCGGTGCTGCGCTGCGCTTCCTGCTGACACGTCTTTATGACTGGCTGTCTGTGCCGGAAGGTGCGCTGGTTGTTCCAAAAGATCCACTTGAATACCTGCGCAAACTCAGGTTCCATCGTGGCGTATCCAATGCGAGTGCATACGGGCTGGATAAATGA
- the ispH gene encoding 4-hydroxy-3-methylbut-2-enyl diphosphate reductase, translated as MQVTPSPKAPVKILLCAPRGFCAGVDRAIQIVDLALEKYGAPVYVRHEIVHNKYVVEGLRNKGAVFVEELDEIPVDDRPVIFSAHGVPKSVPEAARLRNLFFLDATCPLVSKVHKEAILHDRREREILLIGHKGHPEVVGTMGQLPRGRVSLIETAEDARVFEPKTDRQLAWISQTTLSVDDTKEIVEILEERFPTIAKPHKDDICYATTNRQHAVKEIAPKCDAMIVVGAPNSSNSKRLREVGERAGCDKAFLIQRASEIFWGDFEGVKTIGITAGASAPEILVEEIVEAFREHFDVTLETVTTAEEDISFNLPKELRAAPAPSGTSAAE; from the coding sequence ATGCAGGTTACGCCCTCCCCGAAGGCACCGGTCAAAATTTTACTTTGCGCTCCACGCGGCTTTTGTGCCGGTGTTGACCGCGCGATTCAGATCGTGGACCTCGCTCTGGAGAAGTACGGCGCTCCTGTTTATGTGCGCCACGAGATCGTTCACAACAAGTATGTTGTTGAGGGCTTGCGCAACAAAGGTGCTGTTTTTGTTGAGGAATTGGATGAGATCCCGGTTGATGACCGTCCTGTGATTTTCTCTGCTCACGGTGTACCGAAGTCCGTTCCGGAAGCTGCGCGCCTGCGTAATCTTTTCTTCCTTGATGCGACCTGTCCGCTGGTTTCCAAGGTGCATAAAGAAGCAATTTTGCATGACAGACGTGAGCGTGAAATTCTTCTGATCGGCCATAAAGGCCATCCTGAAGTCGTAGGCACTATGGGTCAGTTGCCGCGTGGACGTGTCTCTCTGATTGAAACTGCGGAAGATGCACGGGTGTTTGAGCCCAAAACAGATCGCCAGTTGGCCTGGATTTCACAGACCACACTTTCTGTTGATGACACTAAAGAGATCGTCGAAATCCTTGAAGAGCGCTTCCCAACTATTGCGAAGCCGCACAAGGATGACATTTGTTATGCGACCACCAATCGCCAGCATGCGGTGAAGGAAATTGCGCCGAAATGTGATGCAATGATTGTTGTTGGCGCGCCGAACTCCTCCAACTCCAAGCGTCTGCGCGAAGTTGGTGAGCGGGCTGGTTGTGACAAAGCATTCCTGATCCAGCGGGCCTCCGAGATTTTCTGGGGTGACTTTGAAGGTGTGAAGACCATTGGCATCACTGCCGGCGCGTCTGCTCCAGAGATCCTCGTTGAAGAAATTGTTGAAGCCTTCCGTGAGCATTTTGATGTGACACTGGAAACCGTTACAACTGCTGAAGAAGACATTTCATTCAATCTACCGAAAGAGTTACGGGCTGCTCCTGCACCTAGCGGAACAAGCGCGGCAGAATAG